A genomic stretch from Candidatus Nitrotoga arctica includes:
- a CDS encoding TIGR00730 family Rossman fold protein, which translates to MSNQSKLPSSKLPEVWNSKEAWRVFGIMSEFVSATDRLNIIQPAVSIFGSARTKPNHPYYKKAEEIARLLSDAGFSVISGGGPGVMEAANKGAFYGKSPSVGLNIQLPHEQHNNPYQNISQTFQHFFVRKVMFVKFASAYVVMPGGFGTLDELMEALTLVQTGKTRRIPIILVGSEFWRGMLDWFRQTLLTEGMINPQDMDLIQVIDNSAEVVSAIFNHYETRGFELSEAEREMQLNL; encoded by the coding sequence ATGAGCAATCAGTCCAAACTGCCTTCTTCGAAATTACCGGAAGTATGGAATTCAAAAGAGGCATGGCGTGTATTCGGCATTATGTCAGAATTCGTATCTGCCACTGACCGACTGAATATCATCCAGCCGGCCGTCAGCATTTTCGGTAGCGCACGCACCAAGCCGAATCATCCCTATTACAAAAAAGCCGAAGAAATTGCGCGGCTGCTATCCGATGCGGGTTTTTCCGTTATTTCGGGCGGAGGACCCGGCGTTATGGAAGCGGCCAACAAGGGCGCATTCTATGGCAAGTCACCCAGTGTAGGGCTGAACATCCAATTACCGCACGAGCAGCACAATAATCCCTACCAAAATATCAGCCAGACTTTCCAGCACTTTTTTGTGCGCAAGGTCATGTTCGTTAAATTTGCCAGTGCCTATGTAGTCATGCCTGGCGGCTTCGGTACGCTGGACGAGCTGATGGAAGCACTCACTCTGGTGCAAACCGGCAAGACACGCCGCATTCCCATCATTCTGGTGGGAAGTGAATTTTGGCGCGGCATGCTGGACTGGTTCCGACAAACATTGCTCACCGAAGGCATGATCAATCCGCAGGACATGGACCTGATTCAGGTGATCGATAATTCAGCAGAAGTAGTCAGCGCCATTTTCAATCATTATGAAACCCGCGGCTTTGAGCTTTCCGAGGCTGAGCGTGAAATGCAGTTGAACCTGTGA
- a CDS encoding DUF1016 N-terminal domain-containing protein produces MSKNTDIPAALIEPPNGYGDWLADLKTRIHTAQQRASLVMNRELVLLYWQIGGDILERQAKQGWGAKVIERLAHDLRTAFPDMKGFFPRNLKYMRAFAEAWPDSEFVQGVLAQLPWYHQLALLDKLRSGDERRWYAAKAIEHKWSRNV; encoded by the coding sequence ATGAGCAAAAATACCGACATTCCAGCAGCACTGATTGAACCTCCCAATGGTTACGGCGACTGGCTGGCCGACCTGAAGACCCGTATCCACACTGCCCAGCAGCGTGCGTCGCTGGTGATGAACCGCGAGCTGGTACTGCTTTACTGGCAGATCGGGGGCGACATTTTGGAGCGGCAGGCCAAACAGGGCTGGGGTGCCAAAGTGATCGAGCGGCTGGCGCATGATCTGCGCACGGCATTTCCCGACATGAAGGGGTTTTTCCCGCGTAATCTCAAATACATGCGTGCGTTTGCCGAGGCATGGCCGGATAGTGAATTTGTGCAAGGGGTGCTTGCACAATTGCCTTGGTATCATCAGTTGGCTCTGCTAGATAAGTTGCGCTCAGGGGATGAGCGTCGTTGGTATGCAGCAAAGGCCATTGAGCACAAATGGTCACGTAATGTTTAA
- a CDS encoding PDDEXK nuclease domain-containing protein, giving the protein MIQIEMRLRERTGNAVSNFAMQLPRPHSDLARESLKDPYRLDFLGLGEDAEERAIESAIVQHITQFLIELGAGFAYVGRQVHIEVGGDDFFIDLLFYHLKLRCYVVVELKAGDFKPEHTGQLNFYLSAVDSQMKAEQDNPTIGLLLCKSQNRVVAEYALRDSNKPIGGAEYQLVEALPAELQTSLPSIEQIERELGSGEDA; this is encoded by the coding sequence GTGATTCAGATTGAAATGCGCTTGCGTGAGCGCACCGGCAATGCGGTCTCCAATTTCGCGATGCAATTACCTCGTCCGCACTCCGATCTGGCGCGTGAGTCGCTGAAAGATCCCTACCGGCTGGATTTCCTCGGTCTGGGCGAGGATGCCGAAGAGCGCGCCATTGAATCTGCCATCGTCCAGCACATTACCCAGTTTCTGATTGAGCTGGGTGCCGGGTTCGCTTACGTCGGGAGGCAGGTGCATATCGAAGTAGGCGGTGACGATTTCTTCATCGACTTGCTGTTTTATCACCTCAAGCTGCGATGCTATGTCGTGGTGGAACTCAAGGCGGGGGACTTCAAACCCGAACACACCGGGCAACTGAATTTTTATCTGAGCGCGGTAGATTCCCAGATGAAGGCCGAACAGGATAATCCCACCATCGGCCTGCTGCTGTGCAAGAGCCAGAACCGCGTGGTTGCCGAATATGCGCTGCGAGATTCGAATAAACCGATAGGCGGAGCCGAATATCAGCTCGTAGAAGCGTTGCCTGCCGAATTGCAAACCAGCCTGCCGAGCATCGAGCAGATCGAGCGAGAATTGGGCAGTGGAGAGGACGCATGA
- the argJ gene encoding bifunctional glutamate N-acetyltransferase/amino-acid acetyltransferase ArgJ: MPVNLQSPVSSALLPVKGVLLGTAEANIKKSGRKDLLLMHLTAQATVAGVFTQNRFCAAPVIVAREHLVANKSVRALVVNTGNANAGTGEQGLAAARATCAEVANLLDCEAEQVLPFSTGVIMEALPLSRLVSGLPTCVAELREDNWLNAAQAIMTTDIVAKAVSKQITLDGVTITITGIAKGSGMIHPNMATMLGYIATDAAVAQPLLQQLAAHASDASFNCITVDGDTSTNDALMVIATGMSSAQAIIDVKSTAFAQLQAAVTDVAILLAQAIVRDGEGATKFITVQIEGGKSVAECKKIAYAVARSPLVKTAFFASDPNLGRILAAIGYADVQDLDVHRLKLYLDDVLVAEHGGRAASYIEEDGQRIMQQSDITIRVTLDRGTSVATVWTCDFSYDYVKINASYRS, from the coding sequence ATGCCAGTTAATCTGCAATCTCCTGTTTCAAGTGCTCTGTTGCCTGTTAAAGGTGTGCTACTGGGCACGGCGGAAGCGAACATCAAGAAGTCCGGGCGTAAGGATTTGTTACTCATGCACCTGACTGCGCAAGCCACGGTGGCTGGAGTATTCACGCAAAATCGTTTCTGTGCCGCGCCGGTTATTGTGGCACGCGAACATCTGGTTGCGAACAAAAGCGTGCGCGCACTTGTGGTTAACACGGGAAACGCTAATGCTGGTACCGGTGAACAGGGGTTGGCTGCGGCTCGTGCCACCTGTGCCGAAGTAGCCAATCTGCTGGACTGCGAGGCAGAGCAGGTGCTGCCGTTCTCTACTGGTGTAATCATGGAGGCGTTGCCGCTATCACGGCTGGTCTCAGGACTGCCAACCTGCGTTGCCGAACTACGCGAGGATAATTGGCTTAATGCCGCGCAGGCCATCATGACCACTGACATCGTTGCTAAAGCGGTGTCCAAACAAATCACACTCGATGGTGTAACTATCACTATTACCGGCATCGCTAAAGGTTCCGGCATGATCCATCCCAACATGGCTACGATGCTCGGCTATATTGCCACCGATGCGGCGGTGGCGCAGCCGCTGTTGCAACAGTTGGCGGCTCACGCCAGTGATGCTTCGTTCAACTGCATCACCGTGGATGGCGATACATCTACTAATGACGCACTGATGGTGATCGCCACCGGCATGAGCAGTGCGCAAGCAATAATTGATGTGAAAAGTACGGCATTCGCGCAATTGCAGGCGGCAGTTACGGATGTTGCCATATTGCTGGCGCAAGCCATCGTGCGTGATGGTGAGGGTGCGACCAAATTTATCACTGTCCAAATTGAAGGGGGCAAGAGCGTGGCGGAGTGCAAGAAAATCGCCTATGCCGTGGCACGCTCCCCCTTGGTCAAGACTGCATTTTTCGCTTCTGATCCCAATCTTGGGCGCATCCTCGCTGCTATTGGTTATGCCGATGTGCAGGATCTCGACGTGCATCGTCTCAAGCTATATCTTGACGATGTGTTAGTAGCTGAACATGGTGGACGCGCCGCCAGCTATATTGAGGAAGATGGTCAGCGCATCATGCAACAAAGCGACATTACCATTCGGGTCACGCTAGATCGCGGCACGTCAGTTGCCACAGTATGGACTTGCGATTTCTCTTATGACTATGTCAAGATCAATGCCAGTTATCGCAGTTAG
- a CDS encoding DUF2782 domain-containing protein, protein MENLRGNMMRLIITLFLSGLLSAASAAPLQLPGLQPLPPPPPLDGNAHDANLLPLPLQLPKLPVDDDEPDAALGNEITPTKPAEQTVEEFRMGGKLYMIKITPKVGPPYYLVDDLGDGKFSHYQNLDPGFRPPRWVIHRF, encoded by the coding sequence ATGGAAAATCTCCGAGGGAATATGATGCGCCTGATTATCACCTTATTCCTGAGCGGCCTGCTCAGCGCAGCCTCCGCCGCACCGCTTCAGCTGCCCGGTCTGCAACCATTGCCACCGCCGCCCCCGCTTGATGGCAACGCCCATGACGCTAATCTGTTGCCGTTGCCACTCCAGTTGCCCAAATTGCCCGTTGATGACGACGAACCGGACGCTGCTCTAGGTAACGAAATTACCCCCACCAAGCCGGCTGAACAGACCGTTGAAGAATTCCGGATGGGCGGAAAACTTTATATGATCAAGATTACCCCGAAAGTTGGACCACCCTATTATTTGGTGGATGACCTTGGCGATGGCAAGTTTTCACATTATCAAAATCTGGATCCAGGTTTTCGTCCACCCCGCTGGGTTATCCATAGATTCTGA
- a CDS encoding homoserine kinase — MAVFTRVTEPELISWLDDYSLGQLLELQGIASGIENTNYFVTTSNGRFVLTLFEKLAASELPFYLNLMSHLARHGIPCPSPVANRHNQFLSELNGKSACIVSRLSGKSLMNPEVIHCAAIGGMLGRLHNAAQNFAETMPNAHDAMWRARAAPQVTPFLSPPDVALLESEVAFHEKHTLAALPQGVIHADLFRDNVLFEGARIGGLIDFYFACNDSLLYDVAITVNDWCMGVDSILDEARTQALLQAYHAVRPMQKKEYIAWPIALRAAALRFWLSRLYDMYLPRENELIHAHNPDQFKYILQRHIAANSNVIWL, encoded by the coding sequence ATGGCAGTTTTTACCCGTGTCACTGAGCCAGAACTTATCTCTTGGCTGGACGATTATTCGCTAGGCCAATTACTGGAATTGCAAGGTATCGCCTCGGGTATCGAGAACACCAACTACTTTGTCACTACCAGCAATGGTCGTTTCGTGCTGACGCTGTTCGAAAAACTTGCTGCCAGCGAACTGCCGTTCTACCTCAATCTGATGTCTCATTTGGCCCGTCACGGCATTCCTTGCCCCAGCCCAGTAGCCAATCGGCATAACCAATTCCTAAGCGAACTGAATGGCAAGTCTGCGTGCATTGTCAGTCGTTTGTCAGGCAAGTCGTTGATGAATCCAGAGGTGATCCACTGTGCCGCTATAGGCGGGATGCTGGGCCGATTACACAATGCAGCGCAGAACTTTGCGGAAACCATGCCCAACGCACATGATGCAATGTGGCGTGCGCGTGCCGCGCCACAGGTAACACCGTTTCTATCGCCGCCCGACGTAGCGCTCTTGGAAAGCGAAGTCGCATTCCACGAGAAACACACGCTTGCCGCGCTACCGCAAGGCGTGATCCACGCTGACCTATTTCGCGACAACGTACTGTTTGAGGGTGCACGTATCGGCGGCCTGATCGATTTTTATTTCGCCTGTAACGATAGCCTCTTGTACGATGTGGCCATTACCGTAAATGACTGGTGCATGGGCGTAGACAGTATTCTGGACGAGGCGCGCACTCAAGCCCTGTTGCAGGCCTACCATGCGGTGCGGCCAATGCAAAAAAAAGAATATATTGCTTGGCCAATTGCCTTACGTGCAGCAGCGCTGCGTTTCTGGCTGTCGCGCCTGTACGATATGTACTTGCCCCGTGAAAATGAACTGATACACGCACACAATCCAGATCAATTTAAATACATTCTGCAACGGCACATCGCCGCGAACAGTAATGTTATTTGGCTATAG
- a CDS encoding BPSS1780 family membrane protein has product MEARKVNAANGWLWIKQGYWLFKKSPVLWVVLATIGVTGLLGISTIPVIGDPLATLLFPVLLAGYMCGCHALEHDKELELSHLFAGFHNNTSQLVTLGGISLISQMLILGVMMLAGGATLVSILMSGKPVNNPEILAQAATGAGIALMLGMALFSVLLMSMQFAPMLIIFEKMSPIDALKTSLLACLRNILPLSLYGGMMLLFMMIATMPVMLGWLVLLPVMISSMYAIYRNLFPTPTEIAMALEGEIITRDQ; this is encoded by the coding sequence ATGGAAGCACGCAAAGTAAATGCTGCCAATGGCTGGCTATGGATAAAGCAGGGCTACTGGCTGTTCAAAAAAAGTCCGGTACTGTGGGTGGTTCTAGCAACCATCGGGGTAACCGGGCTACTCGGCATTTCCACCATCCCGGTGATCGGCGATCCTTTAGCCACACTACTATTCCCAGTACTACTCGCGGGCTATATGTGTGGTTGCCATGCGCTGGAGCATGACAAAGAACTAGAGCTATCGCATTTGTTTGCTGGATTTCACAACAATACTTCGCAATTAGTCACATTAGGCGGTATCAGCTTGATTAGCCAAATGCTGATATTAGGCGTAATGATGCTCGCCGGCGGCGCTACTCTGGTAAGTATCCTGATGAGCGGCAAGCCAGTGAACAACCCAGAAATACTAGCGCAAGCCGCTACGGGCGCGGGCATTGCACTGATGTTGGGCATGGCCTTGTTCAGCGTGCTACTGATGTCGATGCAGTTTGCTCCAATGTTGATAATCTTTGAGAAAATGTCGCCTATTGACGCGCTGAAAACCAGCCTGTTAGCCTGTCTACGGAATATTCTCCCGCTGTCGTTGTATGGCGGGATGATGTTACTTTTCATGATGATTGCCACCATGCCAGTGATGCTGGGCTGGCTCGTTTTACTGCCCGTGATGATTAGCTCAATGTACGCTATCTATCGTAATTTGTTTCCGACTCCAACAGAAATAGCGATGGCTCTTGAGGGCGAAATAATTACACGCGATCAGTAA
- a CDS encoding AAA domain-containing protein: MSNVIKSKVRQLYHFLKEANQLRFRPVRVLGEQPKVVRLADMPSHPSMQVFRPVRVENTPEIPDTLLRIKRPTTTRCPAPPQTITSWLLPNWDDPSKAVAYAESLNATDDDDKTITILFDDDEQRVSDYADWIELRNAWVAPELAARKAMRFFEVFYDIYSTIEKDGEQLELLVADGHFSWQTTSGVDGLIVIDHPVLLKRIELRFDPNVPEFTIHETDREAELYGSLFVDLQDIAPATLQNRKSDLESSGYHPLGWEDTEAFLKAFIQTVSPLNGEFLNKPSTEAASTTPRLWRDPVLLLRKRVAGIANAVDAIIDDIDHRSMFPSSLAQITGTMDSWEGSGLSEGLGGSGSGTEQAAVIPPVVFNDDDILLAKEANDAQLQIIRRLNHSGSVLVQGPPGTGKTHTIGNLIGHLLAQGKSILVTAQTAKALRVLLGEVPKELQPLCVSVLGSDNDARGNWGPQSALSPSG, from the coding sequence GTGAGTAATGTAATCAAGAGCAAGGTTCGCCAGCTTTATCATTTTCTGAAAGAGGCAAATCAACTCCGGTTCAGACCAGTAAGGGTTCTCGGCGAGCAACCAAAGGTCGTGAGGCTAGCGGATATGCCGAGCCACCCTTCCATGCAGGTCTTTCGACCTGTGCGAGTGGAGAATACGCCAGAAATCCCAGATACATTGCTTCGCATTAAGCGGCCCACAACCACACGTTGCCCCGCTCCGCCACAAACGATTACCTCATGGTTGCTACCTAATTGGGACGATCCGTCGAAAGCGGTGGCCTATGCTGAGAGCCTGAACGCCACCGACGATGATGATAAGACAATCACCATTTTGTTCGATGATGATGAGCAACGTGTTTCGGACTACGCTGACTGGATCGAACTACGGAATGCATGGGTTGCTCCAGAGCTAGCGGCTCGCAAGGCAATGCGATTTTTCGAGGTCTTCTACGACATTTACTCGACTATTGAAAAAGATGGCGAGCAACTTGAGCTGCTGGTGGCTGATGGGCATTTCTCTTGGCAGACAACTTCTGGGGTTGATGGTCTGATCGTCATTGATCATCCCGTTTTACTGAAGCGTATTGAGCTTCGGTTCGATCCTAATGTTCCTGAATTCACGATCCATGAGACTGATCGTGAAGCCGAGTTGTATGGCAGCCTGTTTGTTGACCTCCAGGACATTGCGCCAGCCACACTCCAGAACCGCAAGAGCGATCTGGAAAGTTCTGGGTACCACCCATTGGGTTGGGAGGATACTGAGGCCTTTCTGAAGGCGTTTATTCAGACAGTCTCGCCCCTCAATGGCGAGTTTTTGAATAAGCCCTCTACGGAGGCTGCCTCGACAACGCCTCGGTTATGGCGTGATCCAGTTCTCCTGCTACGGAAGCGGGTAGCTGGCATTGCGAACGCCGTCGATGCGATCATCGACGACATCGACCACCGGAGTATGTTTCCGTCATCGCTCGCACAAATAACCGGGACGATGGATTCGTGGGAAGGCTCTGGACTGAGCGAAGGGTTGGGTGGCTCTGGAAGTGGTACTGAACAAGCAGCGGTAATCCCGCCTGTTGTTTTTAACGATGACGATATTCTGCTGGCCAAGGAAGCTAATGATGCGCAACTTCAGATCATTCGGCGCTTGAATCACAGTGGCTCGGTGCTCGTTCAAGGTCCCCCAGGAACAGGCAAAACCCACACCATCGGCAATCTGATAGGCCACCTATTGGCACAGGGCAAATCGATTCTGGTTACTGCCCAGACCGCAAAAGCACTTAGGGTGTTGCTAGGTGAAGTTCCAAAAGAGCTCCAGCCATTGTGCGTATCGGTACTGGGTAGCGACAACGATGCGAGGGGCAACTGGGGTCCTCAATCAGCTCTATCACCAAGCGGCTGA
- a CDS encoding IS630 family transposase → MEKEDARKQSREVLHERRKQVIRMHRKGMAVMEIVVQTGLSWTAVNTALRLYKAEGSGALKPGVRGKKPGSGRRLTISQELAIQQTICDRRPEQLKMDFALWSRPAVRQHIELAHSIKLSIRAVGNYLARWGFTPQKPIKKAYEQRPEAVQAWLDEQYPAIEARAKTEGAEIHWGDETALVNTDVRGRSYAPVGKTPVTFAVGGTRHKLSMIATVTNQGKTRWMIIDEAFNSDKLIEFLEALIKDTDRKVFLILDNLRVHHSKPVKAWAAENAQKIELFYLPSYSPELNPEERLNADLKHVITSKVPVRTKAKLRAAATDHMIMLEQNPERVRRYFRDPKVAYAAS, encoded by the coding sequence ATGGAAAAAGAAGATGCCCGCAAGCAGTCGCGAGAAGTACTGCATGAACGACGCAAGCAAGTCATACGTATGCACCGCAAAGGCATGGCGGTGATGGAGATCGTGGTGCAAACGGGACTGAGCTGGACGGCAGTCAATACGGCGCTGCGGTTGTATAAGGCTGAAGGTTCGGGGGCACTCAAGCCCGGCGTTCGGGGTAAAAAACCTGGCAGTGGACGTCGCTTGACGATTAGCCAAGAGCTGGCGATTCAACAAACCATCTGCGACAGACGCCCCGAACAACTCAAGATGGATTTTGCGCTATGGAGCAGGCCCGCTGTGCGCCAGCACATTGAGCTGGCGCACAGTATCAAGCTGTCTATTCGGGCAGTAGGCAACTACTTGGCACGTTGGGGTTTTACACCACAAAAACCCATTAAAAAAGCATACGAGCAGCGGCCTGAAGCCGTCCAGGCTTGGCTTGATGAACAATATCCGGCCATTGAAGCCAGAGCAAAAACAGAAGGTGCGGAAATTCACTGGGGCGACGAGACGGCGCTAGTCAACACGGATGTCAGAGGCAGGAGCTATGCGCCGGTGGGCAAGACACCTGTGACGTTCGCAGTAGGCGGCACGCGCCACAAGCTATCGATGATTGCGACGGTAACCAATCAGGGTAAAACGCGCTGGATGATTATTGATGAGGCATTTAACTCCGACAAGCTCATTGAATTTCTGGAGGCGCTCATCAAGGATACAGACCGCAAGGTGTTTCTGATACTGGACAACTTGAGAGTTCATCACAGCAAACCTGTAAAGGCTTGGGCTGCCGAGAACGCACAGAAAATCGAGTTGTTCTACTTGCCCAGCTACAGCCCTGAACTCAACCCCGAAGAAAGACTGAATGCGGATCTCAAACACGTCATCACTTCAAAGGTGCCAGTGCGCACCAAGGCAAAACTCAGAGCTGCTGCGACTGATCACATGATCATGCTTGAGCAAAACCCCGAACGCGTGCGCCGTTATTTCCGCGACCCAAAAGTCGCCTACGCGGCTTCATGA
- a CDS encoding AAA domain-containing protein: MKPLVVERDALAEKLLLVAPGWAEHIIHRVSPHHQGQVPGDFVSAWVWRQLHDTLAERDKLDAQELQREIEKIRDILRQITLRLIDAKAWGKQLERLQGNHTIRQALVGWSDTMRLLRSVRQIDRRQTLQSEARQLMKKCVDAVPVWIMPISIMAESFDPRTTRFDVVIIDEASQADLNALIPLYMGKQVIIVGDHEQVTPLGVGKGQAILNNLIKSMLKDIPLAHLFDNMSSIYDIGRQSFGEGVRLVEHFRCVPEIIAFSNKLSYDGEILPLRESNSTNIKPACVACRVDGGIREGDTNKAEAERIIATIKAMIRHPMYAGKSIGIISMLGNDQAVLIQSMLHKEVEGIEIEKRRIQAGISGEFQGDERDIIFLSMVDSSSVVGTLRTVGVGAFEQTKKRYNVAVSRAKDQLWVVHSFDPALHLNIDDLRFKLLQHVKDPLASLRAFNQEEGNTESPFEREVLKRLTDAGFKVKTQWQVGYFRIDIVVEGGGKRLAVECDGDRYHPMEQLAKDMDRQTILERLGWQFVRIRGCAFYRDKELSMRPVFTRLAELEIPPEANADEQPVSDMTLVHELDAMIKQGVNVEEVQEQEALVSDAPDLIAGSGNQSEFGGFAANPDPDDFDHGQIELLLGSLGGMAPLDDFLREFAKAKGFQRLGSNVRKGLESELERLSRTGKFTIESGVIRLI; encoded by the coding sequence GTGAAACCGCTGGTTGTGGAGCGTGATGCGTTGGCCGAAAAGCTACTATTGGTTGCTCCAGGTTGGGCAGAGCACATCATTCATCGAGTATCACCGCATCATCAAGGGCAGGTGCCCGGAGATTTTGTTTCGGCTTGGGTTTGGCGTCAGTTACACGACACACTCGCCGAACGAGACAAGCTCGACGCACAGGAGCTGCAACGAGAGATCGAGAAAATTCGTGACATACTACGTCAGATAACCCTGCGTCTTATTGACGCCAAGGCATGGGGAAAGCAACTTGAGCGGCTTCAAGGTAATCACACGATTCGGCAAGCATTGGTGGGTTGGAGCGACACGATGAGGCTCCTCCGCTCAGTTAGACAGATTGATAGGCGTCAAACACTTCAGTCCGAAGCACGTCAGTTGATGAAGAAGTGTGTGGATGCCGTGCCAGTCTGGATTATGCCGATTTCGATCATGGCAGAAAGCTTCGATCCACGGACAACACGATTCGATGTGGTCATCATCGACGAGGCGAGTCAGGCCGATCTCAATGCGCTGATTCCGCTCTACATGGGCAAGCAAGTGATCATCGTCGGAGACCATGAGCAGGTGACCCCGCTGGGCGTGGGCAAGGGCCAGGCCATTTTGAACAACCTCATAAAATCGATGCTTAAGGACATTCCGCTCGCGCACCTGTTCGATAACATGTCCTCAATCTATGACATCGGACGCCAGTCGTTCGGCGAAGGGGTACGACTGGTCGAGCATTTTCGTTGTGTCCCAGAGATCATAGCTTTCAGCAACAAGCTTTCCTATGACGGTGAGATTCTTCCTTTGCGGGAATCCAACTCGACTAACATCAAGCCAGCATGTGTGGCCTGCCGCGTGGATGGTGGCATACGGGAAGGCGATACCAACAAGGCCGAAGCGGAACGGATCATTGCTACGATCAAGGCGATGATTCGGCACCCCATGTACGCGGGCAAGTCCATCGGGATCATCTCCATGCTGGGTAACGACCAAGCGGTGCTCATACAGTCCATGCTGCATAAAGAAGTTGAAGGCATAGAAATCGAAAAACGCCGTATTCAGGCCGGTATCTCTGGCGAGTTTCAAGGCGACGAGCGTGACATTATCTTTCTATCCATGGTTGATAGTTCGTCTGTTGTAGGAACGTTGCGGACCGTGGGTGTAGGCGCATTTGAGCAAACCAAAAAGCGGTACAACGTGGCGGTGAGCCGAGCAAAAGATCAGCTATGGGTCGTACACTCCTTCGATCCTGCACTACACCTCAATATCGATGATCTTAGATTCAAACTACTCCAGCACGTCAAAGATCCACTGGCCTCGCTTCGCGCTTTTAATCAGGAAGAAGGGAACACCGAATCACCGTTTGAGCGAGAAGTGCTAAAGCGCCTGACCGACGCTGGATTTAAGGTCAAGACACAATGGCAGGTTGGCTATTTCAGGATCGATATAGTTGTTGAAGGTGGCGGCAAGCGCCTTGCTGTGGAATGTGATGGCGACCGTTATCACCCGATGGAACAACTAGCCAAGGATATGGATCGCCAAACCATTCTTGAGAGGCTGGGCTGGCAGTTCGTTCGCATCCGAGGATGCGCCTTCTACCGTGACAAAGAACTGTCTATGAGGCCGGTGTTTACACGTCTGGCAGAGCTAGAGATACCGCCAGAGGCAAATGCGGATGAACAGCCCGTGTCCGACATGACGCTCGTACATGAACTGGACGCCATGATTAAACAAGGGGTTAATGTCGAAGAAGTGCAGGAACAGGAAGCCCTAGTATCTGACGCACCCGACTTAATAGCTGGTAGCGGCAACCAAAGTGAATTTGGTGGCTTTGCTGCCAATCCCGATCCCGATGACTTCGATCATGGACAAATCGAGTTACTTCTTGGTAGTTTGGGTGGAATGGCACCACTGGATGATTTCTTGCGCGAGTTCGCCAAGGCCAAAGGGTTCCAGCGTCTCGGCAGCAATGTGCGAAAAGGACTTGAATCCGAGTTGGAGAGGCTCAGTCGTACCGGCAAGTTCACTATCGAGAGTGGCGTGATCCGACTAATCTAA